In Leisingera sp. NJS204, the following are encoded in one genomic region:
- a CDS encoding aldehyde dehydrogenase family protein, with protein sequence MGQTLKCISPIDGSVFAERETLSREAAFDAVARARAAQTAWAARPLQERIGLVMAGVAAVGAMNDEIVPELAHMMGRPVRYGGEFGGFNERASHMAKIAMESLADIEVGEDATFKRYIKRVPHGVVLVVAPWNYPYMTAINTVAPALIAGNTVVLKHATQTLLAGERMAQAFASAGVPADVFQNVFLDHDTTSALIAEKAFNFVNFTGSVGGGQAMERAAAGTFVGVGTELGGKDPGYVMEDADLDAAVDTLIDGAMFNSGQCCCGIERIYVHESLYDAFLEKAIAIVKGYKLGNPLDAETTIGPMANVRFADEVRSQIAEAVEAGAVAHIETLPEDDGGAYLTPQILTGVTHDMRVMREESFGPVAGIMKVQSDDEAIALMNDSNFGLTASLWTRDLERAQAVGDRIETGTVFMNRADYLDPGLCWTGCKDTGRGGGLSVIGYHNLTRPKSYHLKKVTG encoded by the coding sequence ATGGGCCAGACACTGAAGTGCATCTCGCCGATCGACGGATCGGTTTTTGCCGAACGCGAAACCCTATCGCGCGAGGCAGCTTTTGACGCGGTGGCACGCGCCCGCGCGGCCCAAACCGCCTGGGCCGCACGCCCCTTGCAGGAGCGGATCGGCCTGGTGATGGCAGGCGTCGCTGCCGTTGGCGCGATGAATGATGAGATTGTGCCGGAACTGGCCCATATGATGGGCCGCCCGGTGCGTTATGGCGGCGAGTTCGGCGGCTTTAACGAGCGTGCCTCGCATATGGCCAAGATCGCTATGGAATCGCTGGCCGATATCGAGGTTGGCGAGGACGCCACCTTCAAACGCTATATCAAGCGTGTCCCGCATGGGGTCGTGCTTGTCGTGGCGCCCTGGAACTACCCCTATATGACCGCAATCAACACTGTGGCCCCTGCCCTGATCGCAGGCAATACGGTAGTGCTGAAGCACGCCACCCAGACACTGCTGGCAGGCGAGCGCATGGCGCAGGCTTTTGCTTCGGCGGGCGTGCCCGCGGATGTGTTCCAGAATGTCTTTTTGGACCATGACACCACTTCGGCGCTGATTGCCGAGAAGGCGTTCAACTTCGTGAACTTCACCGGCTCGGTGGGCGGCGGCCAGGCGATGGAACGTGCGGCGGCAGGCACCTTTGTGGGCGTCGGCACTGAGCTGGGCGGCAAGGATCCGGGTTATGTGATGGAGGACGCGGATCTTGATGCGGCGGTGGACACGCTGATCGACGGCGCCATGTTCAACTCCGGCCAGTGCTGCTGCGGCATCGAGCGGATCTATGTGCATGAAAGCCTTTACGATGCCTTCCTGGAGAAGGCGATTGCCATCGTCAAAGGCTACAAGCTGGGCAACCCGCTGGACGCGGAGACCACCATCGGGCCAATGGCCAATGTGCGCTTTGCTGATGAGGTGCGCAGCCAGATCGCCGAGGCCGTGGAGGCAGGTGCAGTGGCCCATATCGAAACCTTGCCGGAGGATGACGGCGGCGCCTACCTGACGCCGCAGATCCTGACCGGTGTGACCCACGATATGCGGGTGATGCGCGAGGAAAGCTTTGGCCCCGTCGCCGGCATCATGAAGGTGCAGTCGGACGACGAGGCCATTGCGCTGATGAACGACAGCAACTTCGGTCTCACCGCATCGCTCTGGACCCGTGATCTGGAGCGGGCGCAGGCGGTAGGCGACCGGATCGAGACCGGCACCGTGTTCATGAACCGCGCCGATTACCTGGATCCCGGTCTGTGCTGGACCGGCTGCAAGGATACAGGCCGCGGCGGCGGGCTGTCGGTCATCGGCTATCACAATCTGACCCGTCCCAAGTCCTATCACCTGAAAAAGGTGACCGGCTGA
- a CDS encoding N-formylglutamate amidohydrolase gives MRESDSHAQAETVEVVNREGTSPVLLLCEHASSNIPVRYDGLGLRDEDLLSHAAWDPGARAVALHMSQALNAPLVASTVSRLVYDCNRPPEAASAMPEKSELVEVPGNKDLTAAQRQERADTVYAPFCSAVSELIKTRKDAGLQSVLVTMHSFTPVYYGEARTVEIGILHDADSRLADAMLAAAPALPHRRVQRNEPYGPADGVTHSLKIHGLAHGLANVMIEIRNDLVTTPEEEEAMAEEMLTLLRPALAALAAEGGFGA, from the coding sequence ATGCGAGAGAGCGATTCTCACGCTCAAGCGGAGACAGTAGAGGTGGTGAACCGCGAGGGCACCAGCCCGGTTCTACTGCTGTGCGAGCACGCCTCCAGCAACATCCCCGTGCGCTATGACGGGCTGGGACTGCGGGATGAGGACCTGCTGAGCCACGCCGCCTGGGACCCGGGCGCGCGGGCGGTGGCCCTGCATATGTCCCAGGCCCTGAATGCACCGCTGGTGGCCAGCACCGTGTCGCGGCTGGTTTACGACTGCAACCGTCCGCCCGAAGCTGCCTCGGCGATGCCGGAGAAATCCGAACTGGTAGAGGTGCCCGGCAACAAAGACCTGACAGCCGCGCAGCGGCAGGAGCGTGCGGACACGGTTTATGCACCGTTCTGCAGCGCTGTCTCCGAGCTGATCAAGACCCGCAAGGATGCTGGGCTGCAATCCGTTCTGGTCACCATGCACAGCTTCACCCCGGTTTATTACGGCGAGGCCCGCACGGTTGAGATCGGCATCCTGCACGACGCCGACAGCCGCCTGGCTGACGCCATGCTGGCCGCGGCCCCTGCCCTGCCGCACCGCCGGGTGCAACGGAATGAACCCTATGGCCCGGCGGATGGCGTCACCCATTCGCTGAAGATCCACGGGCTGGCACACGGGCTGGCCAATGTGATGATCGAAATCCGCAATGATCTGGTGACCACGCCAGAAGAAGAAGAGGCCATGGCAGAAGAAATGCTGACATTGCTGCGCCCGGCCCTGGCCGCGCTGGCGGCGGAAGGGGGCTTTGGTGCCTAG
- a CDS encoding TRAP transporter substrate-binding protein — translation MTTRRKFLKTAGVGAMAAPLATPALAQSTIKWRMQTYAGAALGEHVIKPAIDMFNKIAGDRMQIELYYADQLVPTGELFRAMQRGTIDAVQSDDDSMASPTEVTVFGGYFPFASRYSLDVPVLFNQYGLNEIWDAEYSKVGVKHISAGAWDPCHFATKDPINSLADLKGKRVFTFPTAGRFLSQFGVVPVTLPWEDIEVAVQTGELDGIAWSGITEDYTVGWSKVTDYFLTNNISGAWAGSFFANQGRWNELPEDLQTLFRVCCDQSHYYRQWWYWGGEANLRVNGSDMKLTTIPDDEWAQVEDAAVKFWDEIAAESETKAKVVEIFKKYNADMQKAGRPYRYG, via the coding sequence ATGACAACAAGACGCAAGTTTCTGAAGACCGCCGGCGTTGGCGCCATGGCGGCACCGCTGGCCACACCGGCCCTGGCCCAGTCCACCATCAAATGGCGGATGCAGACCTATGCCGGTGCGGCGCTGGGTGAGCATGTGATCAAACCCGCCATCGACATGTTCAACAAGATTGCCGGCGACCGGATGCAGATTGAGCTGTACTACGCCGATCAGCTGGTCCCCACCGGCGAGCTGTTCCGCGCCATGCAGCGCGGCACCATCGACGCGGTGCAGTCGGATGACGACTCGATGGCCTCGCCCACCGAAGTCACCGTGTTCGGCGGCTACTTCCCCTTTGCCTCGCGCTACTCGCTGGACGTGCCGGTGCTGTTCAACCAGTACGGCCTGAACGAGATCTGGGACGCGGAATATTCCAAGGTCGGCGTCAAGCACATCTCGGCCGGCGCCTGGGACCCCTGCCACTTTGCCACCAAGGACCCGATCAACTCGCTGGCGGATCTGAAGGGCAAGCGCGTCTTCACCTTCCCGACCGCAGGCCGCTTCCTGTCGCAGTTCGGCGTGGTGCCGGTCACCCTGCCCTGGGAAGACATCGAAGTCGCGGTGCAGACCGGTGAACTGGACGGGATCGCCTGGTCCGGCATCACCGAGGATTACACTGTCGGCTGGTCAAAGGTCACCGACTACTTCCTGACCAACAACATCTCTGGCGCCTGGGCCGGGTCGTTCTTTGCCAACCAGGGCCGCTGGAATGAACTGCCCGAAGATCTGCAGACCCTGTTCCGCGTCTGCTGCGACCAGTCGCATTATTACCGTCAGTGGTGGTACTGGGGCGGTGAAGCCAACCTGCGCGTCAACGGCAGCGACATGAAGCTGACCACCATTCCGGATGACGAATGGGCACAGGTCGAAGACGCCGCAGTGAAGTTCTGGGACGAGATCGCGGCCGAGTCCGAGACCAAGGCAAAGGTTGTCGAGATCTTCAAGAAGTACAACGCCGACATGCAAAAGGCGGGCCGCCCCTACCGCTACGGCTAA
- a CDS encoding LacI family DNA-binding transcriptional regulator yields the protein MTKKLLLKDVAHLAGVSEMTASRALRGAPDVSAKTKAKVEEIARSHGYVPNRIAGSLSSQSVNLVAVVVPSLNSFVFPEVLSGISAVLKDSQLKPVVGVSGYDLEEEEGVIREMLSWRPSGLIVAGLEHTETTRRMLQQADCPVVEVMDVDGDPVRHCVGISHLQAGRDMAEQILACGYRKIGFIGTKMPQDFRARKRFDGFTDGLAAQGIALGDIEHYAGESAIQTGRQLTAQMLARNPDLDCIYYSSDVMSVGGLMHCLAAGLSVPGDIALAGFNNLQFLQGMPQQLATTDACRREIGERAARVILQSREAGSTDSLVFDRLCPAINLGETL from the coding sequence ATGACCAAGAAACTGCTGCTGAAGGACGTGGCCCATCTGGCCGGCGTCAGCGAGATGACCGCCTCCCGTGCCCTGCGCGGTGCCCCGGATGTGTCCGCCAAAACCAAGGCCAAGGTTGAAGAAATCGCCCGCAGCCACGGCTATGTGCCCAATCGGATTGCCGGCTCGCTGTCCTCGCAATCGGTCAATCTGGTGGCGGTGGTGGTGCCGTCGCTGAACAGCTTTGTTTTCCCGGAGGTGCTTTCGGGCATTTCCGCTGTTCTGAAGGACAGCCAGCTGAAGCCGGTGGTCGGGGTGTCGGGGTATGATCTTGAGGAAGAGGAAGGTGTTATCCGCGAAATGCTCAGCTGGCGCCCCTCCGGTTTGATCGTCGCAGGGCTGGAGCATACCGAAACGACACGGCGGATGCTGCAGCAGGCGGATTGCCCGGTGGTCGAGGTTATGGATGTGGACGGCGATCCGGTCCGCCATTGCGTCGGCATTTCGCATCTGCAGGCAGGCCGCGACATGGCAGAGCAGATTCTGGCCTGCGGTTACCGCAAGATCGGCTTTATCGGCACCAAGATGCCGCAGGACTTCCGCGCCCGGAAACGCTTTGACGGTTTCACCGACGGTTTGGCCGCCCAGGGTATCGCTCTGGGTGATATCGAGCATTATGCCGGCGAAAGTGCGATCCAGACCGGCCGCCAGCTGACCGCGCAGATGCTGGCGCGCAACCCGGATCTTGATTGCATCTACTATTCCAGCGACGTGATGAGTGTTGGCGGCTTGATGCATTGCCTGGCCGCAGGCCTATCGGTGCCGGGCGATATTGCGCTGGCCGGCTTCAACAATCTGCAATTCCTGCAGGGCATGCCGCAGCAGCTGGCCACAACGGATGCCTGCCGCCGTGAGATTGGTGAACGTGCCGCGCGGGTCATCCTGCAATCGCGCGAGGCCGGCAGCACGGACAGTCTGGTGTTCGACCGGTTGTGCCCCGCGATTAATCTGGGTGAGACGCTCTAA
- a CDS encoding TRAP transporter large permease, which produces MSYEWIAIVMFAGMMLMLMTGQRVFGAIGFVGAVAGMLLWGTGGVEIPFSAAMKLMKWYPLLTLPMFIFMGYVLSESKIADDLYRMFHVWMGPVKGGLAIGTIGLMVLISAMNGLSVAGMAIGATIALPELLRRGYDKILVTGTIQAGSSLGILVPPSVVLVLYAMIARQPVGQLWLAGVIPGLLMATMFIIYIYVRSRMQPDLGPAMHPEDLAEYEQITDHPLRLNYIVLGALVLVPLLIKTGTLEAKPALGVALALGALSFLTRKNALFYKDVFMKEKYRLLFSGVLPLAIFAAMMVPFVNGWTSLVESSAIGAMTAFIAAVLKGRMTKDVFETSVRSTLGISCMFMWIILAALAFGAIFDGLGAVKAIEDLFTTKLGLSPWMILILMQLSFIVMGTFLDDTAMLVIVAPLYVPLVGALGFDLIWYGVLYTITTQIAYMTPPFGYNLFLMRAMAPPEIGLKDIYVSIIPFAAVMVLALALIMIFPQIALWLPDYVYGK; this is translated from the coding sequence ATGTCCTACGAATGGATTGCTATCGTCATGTTTGCCGGCATGATGCTGATGCTGATGACCGGCCAGCGGGTGTTTGGCGCCATCGGCTTTGTCGGTGCGGTTGCGGGCATGCTCCTGTGGGGCACCGGCGGGGTGGAGATCCCCTTCTCCGCGGCGATGAAGCTGATGAAATGGTATCCGCTGCTGACGCTGCCGATGTTCATTTTCATGGGTTACGTGCTGTCTGAATCGAAGATCGCCGATGACCTCTACCGGATGTTTCACGTGTGGATGGGTCCGGTGAAGGGCGGTCTGGCGATTGGCACCATCGGTCTGATGGTTCTGATTTCGGCGATGAACGGCCTGTCGGTCGCCGGCATGGCAATCGGCGCGACCATTGCGCTGCCGGAACTGCTGCGCCGCGGCTATGACAAGATCCTGGTGACAGGCACCATTCAGGCCGGGTCTTCGCTTGGGATCCTGGTGCCGCCGTCGGTGGTGCTGGTCCTTTATGCGATGATCGCACGCCAGCCGGTGGGCCAGCTGTGGCTGGCAGGTGTGATCCCCGGCCTGCTGATGGCCACCATGTTCATCATCTACATCTACGTCCGCTCCCGCATGCAGCCCGATCTGGGTCCGGCCATGCACCCCGAGGATCTGGCAGAATACGAGCAAATCACTGACCACCCGCTGCGCTTGAACTACATTGTGCTGGGCGCGCTGGTGCTGGTGCCGCTGCTGATCAAAACCGGCACGTTGGAGGCCAAACCCGCGCTTGGTGTGGCGCTGGCCTTGGGCGCGCTGTCCTTCCTGACCCGCAAGAACGCGCTGTTCTACAAAGACGTGTTCATGAAGGAAAAATACCGCTTGCTGTTCTCCGGCGTGCTGCCGCTGGCGATCTTTGCCGCGATGATGGTGCCGTTTGTGAACGGCTGGACATCGCTGGTGGAAAGCTCGGCCATCGGTGCCATGACCGCCTTTATCGCCGCGGTGCTGAAGGGGCGGATGACCAAGGATGTGTTTGAGACTTCGGTGCGCTCGACCCTTGGCATCTCTTGCATGTTCATGTGGATCATCCTGGCGGCGCTGGCCTTCGGGGCGATCTTTGACGGCCTCGGCGCGGTCAAGGCCATCGAAGACCTGTTCACCACCAAGCTGGGGCTGTCGCCTTGGATGATCCTGATCCTGATGCAGCTGAGCTTCATCGTGATGGGCACTTTCCTGGATGACACCGCAATGCTCGTGATCGTGGCGCCGCTCTATGTGCCGCTGGTGGGGGCGCTTGGGTTTGATCTGATCTGGTACGGGGTGCTTTATACCATCACCACCCAGATCGCCTATATGACGCCGCCATTCGGTTATAACCTGTTCCTGATGCGGGCGATGGCGCCGCCGGAAATCGGGCTGAAGGACATCTATGTCTCGATCATCCCCTTTGCCGCGGTGATGGTGCTGGCCCTGGCCCTGATCATGATCTTTCCGCAAATCGCCCTGTGGCTGCCGGATTATGTCTACGGAAAATAA
- a CDS encoding MurR/RpiR family transcriptional regulator, whose product MTKSPATVRELIRETYSSLTQSERKFANLLLENYPAAGLASITIVAANADVSTPTVARMVQKLGFKGYPQFHQALLKELEAKVSGPTKRRDNWATEAPEGHLLNRFAQAVTDNLQQTFSNIDTAQFDAAVHQLSNTEGRLYVVGGRITRALADYAFTHFQAIRQRVTHMTSSSATWPHYVLDMVEGDTLLLFDVRRYETNLQRLAELASERGVKIVLITDQWASPIASVAEHTFNCWVEIPSAWDSNISTMMLLEAMIAATQEESWDKTKDRYDRLDELFDMTRLFRKFS is encoded by the coding sequence TTGACGAAATCGCCAGCCACCGTTCGTGAATTGATCCGAGAGACCTATTCCTCGCTCACCCAGTCCGAACGCAAGTTTGCGAATTTGCTGTTGGAGAATTACCCTGCGGCAGGATTGGCTTCGATCACGATTGTGGCTGCTAATGCTGACGTTTCGACGCCCACAGTGGCGCGGATGGTGCAGAAGCTGGGCTTCAAAGGGTATCCGCAATTCCACCAGGCACTGCTGAAGGAGCTGGAGGCTAAAGTCTCAGGCCCGACCAAGCGGCGGGACAATTGGGCGACCGAGGCACCCGAAGGCCACCTGCTGAACAGATTTGCACAGGCCGTGACCGACAACCTGCAGCAGACGTTTTCCAACATCGACACCGCGCAGTTCGATGCGGCGGTTCATCAGCTGTCAAACACCGAGGGGCGGCTATATGTGGTTGGCGGCCGTATCACCCGGGCGCTGGCGGATTACGCCTTTACCCATTTCCAGGCGATCCGGCAGCGGGTCACGCATATGACGTCATCCTCGGCCACCTGGCCGCACTACGTGCTGGATATGGTCGAGGGTGACACGTTGCTGTTGTTCGATGTGCGCCGTTATGAAACCAACCTGCAGCGCTTGGCCGAACTCGCCTCCGAACGCGGGGTAAAGATTGTTCTGATCACGGATCAATGGGCCAGCCCGATTGCGTCGGTTGCCGAACATACCTTCAACTGCTGGGTCGAGATCCCGTCCGCCTGGGACTCCAACATCTCCACCATGATGCTGTTGGAGGCGATGATCGCCGCCACCCAGGAGGAAAGCTGGGACAAAACCAAGGATCGCTACGACCGTCTGGATGAGCTGTTTGATATGACCCGCCTGTTCCGCAAGTTCTCCTGA
- a CDS encoding TRAP transporter small permease subunit gives MPRIIRAYVRGIDAMNRLIGRFAMYLIFALIGVLLWSSVSKTFFDPSHWTLETAQFVMVAYYILGGPYSIQMGSNVRMDLFYGGWSTKTKALVDAFTVLFLISYLMILMYGALSSTAYSLGYFGLEPVQFFWDLLKTLLSEGPAAAGEKLGYLERSSTAWRPFLWPVKTILCFGVFLMLLQCLAELFRDIGRLRGVEI, from the coding sequence GTGCCTAGAATAATCCGGGCCTATGTCCGCGGCATTGACGCGATGAACCGCCTCATCGGCCGCTTCGCCATGTATCTGATCTTTGCCCTGATCGGGGTTTTACTGTGGTCGTCGGTCTCCAAGACGTTCTTCGACCCGTCGCACTGGACGCTGGAGACGGCGCAGTTTGTGATGGTGGCCTATTACATTCTGGGCGGGCCATATTCGATCCAGATGGGATCAAACGTGCGGATGGATCTGTTTTACGGCGGCTGGTCAACAAAAACCAAGGCGCTGGTTGATGCTTTCACTGTGCTGTTCCTGATCAGCTACCTGATGATCCTGATGTACGGCGCGCTGAGTTCTACGGCCTATTCGCTGGGATACTTCGGGCTGGAGCCTGTGCAGTTCTTCTGGGACCTGCTGAAGACGCTGCTGAGTGAAGGGCCTGCCGCTGCTGGTGAAAAGCTCGGCTATCTCGAGCGCAGTTCCACCGCCTGGCGCCCCTTCCTGTGGCCTGTCAAAACCATCCTCTGCTTCGGTGTCTTTCTGATGCTGCTGCAATGCCTTGCCGAATTGTTCCGGGATATCGGACGCCTGCGCGGAGTTGAAATCTGA
- a CDS encoding iron-containing alcohol dehydrogenase — MSLNGNWSYPTAIKFGAGRINELGDACAAAGITKPLLVTDKGLADLPVTQGTLDIMDAAGLGRGMFSDVDPNPNEKNLEAGVEAYKAGGHDGVIAFGGGSGLDLGKMVAFMAGQTRPVWDFEDIGDWWTRADADAIAPIIAVPTTAGTGSEVGRASVITDSVSHQKKIIFHPKVLPAVVICDPELTVGMPKFITAGTGLDAFAHCVEAFSSPHYHPMSQGIALEGMRLVKDYLPRAYADGTDIEARAQMMSAAAMGATAFMKGLGAIHAMSHPIGAHFNTHHGTTNAVCMPAVLEFNAPAIADRFTMASAYLGIEGGFDGFRTFVQELNDSLGIPRKLADLGVTEAAIPELVKGAIIDPSCGGNPIELTEENLTQLFKAAL, encoded by the coding sequence ATGAGCCTTAACGGAAACTGGTCCTACCCGACCGCAATCAAATTCGGCGCCGGCCGGATCAACGAACTCGGTGATGCCTGCGCCGCTGCCGGCATCACCAAGCCATTGCTGGTCACCGACAAGGGGCTGGCCGATCTGCCTGTCACCCAAGGCACCCTGGACATCATGGACGCCGCTGGGCTGGGCCGCGGCATGTTCTCGGACGTGGACCCGAACCCGAATGAGAAGAACCTGGAGGCCGGTGTCGAAGCCTATAAGGCGGGCGGTCACGACGGCGTGATCGCATTCGGCGGCGGCTCAGGCCTGGATCTGGGCAAAATGGTTGCCTTTATGGCCGGCCAGACCCGCCCGGTCTGGGATTTTGAGGATATCGGCGACTGGTGGACCCGCGCCGATGCCGATGCCATCGCGCCGATCATCGCGGTACCGACCACCGCAGGCACCGGATCCGAGGTGGGCCGCGCCAGCGTGATCACCGACAGTGTCAGCCATCAGAAGAAGATCATCTTCCACCCCAAGGTGCTGCCCGCAGTAGTGATCTGCGACCCCGAGCTGACGGTGGGCATGCCCAAGTTCATCACCGCAGGCACCGGTCTGGATGCCTTTGCCCATTGCGTCGAGGCGTTCAGCAGCCCCCATTATCACCCGATGTCCCAGGGCATCGCGCTGGAAGGCATGCGGCTGGTCAAGGACTACCTGCCGCGCGCCTATGCCGACGGCACCGATATCGAGGCGCGCGCCCAGATGATGTCCGCCGCGGCGATGGGGGCCACCGCCTTCATGAAGGGACTGGGCGCCATTCACGCCATGAGCCACCCGATCGGAGCGCACTTCAACACCCACCACGGCACCACCAACGCGGTCTGCATGCCAGCGGTGCTGGAGTTCAACGCGCCTGCAATCGCAGACCGGTTCACCATGGCGTCGGCCTACCTCGGTATCGAGGGCGGTTTTGACGGGTTCCGCACGTTTGTGCAGGAACTGAACGACTCCCTGGGCATCCCGCGCAAGCTGGCAGATCTGGGCGTCACCGAGGCTGCAATCCCCGAGTTGGTCAAAGGCGCGATCATCGACCCCAGCTGCGGTGGCAACCCGATTGAGCTTACTGAGGAGAACCTCACCCAGCTGTTCAAGGCAGCATTGTAA
- a CDS encoding glutamine synthetase family protein has translation MLSFDDLKSQVSSGLVDTVLVCLVDMQGRLMGKRFHAKHFIAGAWEETHCCNYLLATDLEMATPDGYASTSWENGYGDYVMKPDLATLRPVPWLEGTVMVLCDVLDHHTHEEVSHSPRAILKAQVNRLKAMGYDAMCATELEFFLFEKSFDEIRKSGFRDLAPISGYNEDYNILQTTREEHVMRPIRNHLWDAGLPIENSKGEAETGQEELNIKYAAAMDTAEYHTIAKHAVKEIAHQQGHAVTFLPKWSHDKVGSSSHVHQSLWQDGKPAFHDPSDELGMSPLMKAYMGGLLKYAPDYTAFMAPYINSYKRFMKGTFAPTRIIWSVDNRTAGYRLCGDGTKAIRVECRIPGSDMNPYLAMAGMLAAGIAGIEEELELQPPLKGDVYQGDTGMIPGTLRDAAVALKGSAMLRSALGDDVVDHYVRAAEVEIEEFDRVVTDYEIARGFERA, from the coding sequence ATGCTCTCCTTCGATGATTTGAAATCCCAGGTTTCTTCGGGCCTGGTCGACACGGTTCTGGTGTGTCTAGTGGACATGCAAGGGCGGCTGATGGGCAAACGCTTCCACGCCAAGCATTTTATTGCCGGAGCCTGGGAAGAGACCCATTGCTGCAACTACTTGCTGGCAACGGACCTGGAGATGGCGACGCCGGATGGCTATGCCTCGACCAGCTGGGAAAACGGCTATGGCGACTATGTGATGAAGCCGGATCTGGCGACCCTGCGCCCGGTGCCGTGGCTGGAGGGCACGGTGATGGTGCTGTGCGATGTGCTGGATCACCACACGCATGAAGAAGTTTCACACTCCCCGCGCGCCATTCTGAAAGCCCAAGTAAACCGGCTTAAGGCGATGGGCTATGACGCCATGTGCGCCACCGAGCTTGAGTTTTTCCTGTTCGAAAAGAGCTTTGACGAGATCCGTAAGTCCGGTTTCCGCGACCTGGCGCCGATCTCGGGCTACAACGAGGATTACAACATCCTGCAGACCACCCGTGAAGAGCATGTGATGCGTCCGATCCGCAACCACCTGTGGGACGCGGGCTTGCCGATCGAGAACTCCAAGGGGGAAGCGGAGACCGGCCAGGAAGAGCTCAACATCAAATACGCCGCGGCTATGGACACTGCAGAGTACCACACGATCGCCAAACACGCTGTGAAGGAAATCGCCCACCAGCAGGGCCATGCGGTGACCTTCCTGCCGAAATGGAGCCACGATAAGGTCGGCTCTTCCAGCCATGTGCATCAGTCGCTGTGGCAGGACGGCAAGCCCGCGTTTCATGACCCGTCGGATGAGCTGGGCATGTCGCCGCTGATGAAGGCTTACATGGGCGGGTTGCTGAAATACGCGCCCGATTACACTGCCTTCATGGCGCCTTATATCAACAGCTACAAACGCTTCATGAAGGGCACCTTTGCGCCGACACGGATCATCTGGTCGGTGGATAACCGCACCGCCGGCTACCGCCTGTGCGGCGACGGGACCAAGGCGATCCGGGTCGAATGCCGCATTCCGGGCTCTGACATGAACCCCTATCTGGCGATGGCGGGCATGCTGGCGGCGGGCATTGCCGGGATCGAAGAAGAGCTGGAACTGCAGCCCCCATTAAAAGGCGATGTCTACCAGGGTGACACGGGCATGATACCGGGCACACTGCGCGATGCCGCGGTGGCGCTGAAAGGCTCGGCGATGCTGCGTTCCGCCCTTGGCGACGATGTGGTCGACCATTATGTACGCGCCGCCGAGGTGGAGATCGAGGAGTTTGACCGCGTGGTTACCGACTACGAGATTGCCCGCGGCTTCGAGCGGGCGTGA
- the gap gene encoding type I glyceraldehyde-3-phosphate dehydrogenase — MTLKIAINGFGRIGRGVLRALLESGEKDIEVVAINDLSPPETLVHLLKYDSVHGRLKTPVFLADDLIRVGRHSIRLSAIRNPEELPWQDVDIAYECTGLFTARGDAARHLKNGSKRVLISAPGKDADRTVVFGVNHMDLTADDVIVSNASCTTNCLAPLAQVLDGAFGIKTGYMTTIHAYTGDQPTHDTSHSDLYRARAASLSMIPTSTGAARAISEVLPHLKGRLEGSAIRVPTANVSVVDLSFVPERTATVEAVNAAVKTAAESGLAGILSYEEDPLVSVDFNHDPHSSCFAAAQTAVTTEGLVRVVSWYDNEWGFSNRMVDTGRRIGEVMRSAEVALAS, encoded by the coding sequence ATGACACTGAAAATCGCAATCAACGGATTTGGACGGATTGGCCGCGGGGTGCTGCGCGCACTTCTGGAAAGCGGCGAAAAAGACATCGAAGTTGTTGCCATCAACGACCTGTCGCCGCCCGAGACCCTGGTGCATCTTCTGAAATACGACAGCGTGCACGGCCGCCTGAAGACGCCGGTGTTTCTGGCCGATGACCTGATCCGCGTGGGCCGCCACAGCATCCGGCTGAGCGCGATCCGCAACCCGGAAGAGCTGCCCTGGCAGGATGTCGATATCGCCTATGAATGCACCGGACTGTTCACGGCCCGCGGTGACGCCGCGCGGCATCTGAAAAACGGCTCCAAGCGGGTGCTGATCTCCGCTCCCGGCAAAGATGCCGACCGCACCGTGGTTTTCGGCGTCAACCACATGGATCTGACGGCGGACGACGTGATCGTCTCCAACGCCTCCTGCACCACCAACTGCCTGGCACCGCTGGCGCAAGTGCTGGACGGCGCCTTTGGCATCAAGACCGGCTACATGACCACGATCCACGCCTATACCGGCGACCAGCCGACCCATGACACCAGCCACTCGGATCTCTACCGCGCCCGCGCGGCCTCGCTGTCGATGATCCCCACCTCCACCGGAGCGGCCCGGGCGATCTCCGAGGTGCTGCCGCATCTGAAGGGGCGGCTGGAAGGTTCGGCAATCCGGGTGCCCACCGCGAATGTGTCCGTCGTGGACCTCAGCTTTGTGCCGGAACGCACCGCCACCGTGGAAGCCGTCAATGCCGCAGTGAAGACAGCTGCCGAGAGCGGGCTTGCGGGCATTCTGTCGTATGAAGAAGACCCGTTGGTCTCTGTCGATTTCAACCACGATCCGCATTCCAGCTGCTTTGCCGCGGCGCAGACTGCTGTCACCACCGAAGGATTGGTGCGGGTGGTCAGCTGGTATGACAACGAATGGGGTTTTTCCAACCGCATGGTGGACACCGGCCGCCGTATTGGCGAGGTGATGAGGTCCGCCGAGGTCGCCCTGGCCAGCTGA